The stretch of DNA CCCCCTCTACGCTCACATTATGGTTGCTCCCAGGGTGACGGTGGCTGAACTGGCTACTGCCACGTCCCCTCAAATCGACTAGGCAGAACCGGTCCATACAGCTTGTTTAGCTGCACTCTGGCGCAGGTCAGGGTGCAGCTCTTTTTTGGGCTGAAATTTAGGCTTTAAAGACGATTGAGACACTGTCTCTGGGCACTCTAAGAGCCAGGCGCAGCGCGTCACAATGATAAATATCGGCAGGGCTTGTCCCCCAATGCCTCTCTAGGGGTAAAGCCCGCTGATGCAGATTTTCTTCAAATCGCTATGGCTCAGCAACATCACTGTCCTCACTGCAACAGTAAACATCTACTTCGGATTGGAGTAAGTGGCATTCGTCAATGCGCTCACTGCAAAGCGTTTGTGGATGTGCGATCGCGCCACTGGCTCAAGCGCTTGATTCGAGATTTAGCCGCTTAGGTTGGGCCGCTGCGGAGTCTACGCTTTGCACCGCAACCCTGCCTGTAGACGCTTGCGGTCCATCTGAGTTAGGCGACAATGGGGGTGCCCTGACGTGCAAGGTACCCTATGGCCGGCAAGTATTTCCAAAAACCAGGTCCAGAACTGGCCGATCGCGTGCCGCCGGGGCAGCATCTGGCCAAGGGCTTTCCGGTGCTGACCTATGGCGATACCCCACACCTCACCCAGGCGGACTGGTCCCTGGCCATTACCGGGCTGGCCACGCCTAAAACCTTCGGCTGGTCGGACATGATGGCGCTGCCCCAAACCGACTTTACCGCTGACTTTCACTGCGTTACCACCTGGTCAAAGCTGGATGTGACCTGGCGGGGAATTCGCGTCACCGATCTGCTGGCGCAGCTGGAGGTGGACGCAGCGGCCACAGACGTGATGCTGCACTGCTACGGTGGCTACACCACCAACCTGACGCTTGAGGATTTTGCCCGACCCGAAAACTTCTTTGCCCACACCCTGGAGGGGGAGCCCCTGCCCCCGGACCACGGCGGCCCAATGCGGCTGGTAGTTCCTCACCTCTACGCCTGGAAGAGCGCCAAGTGGATCAATGGCGTGGAGTTTTTGGCCAAGCCTGCCCTCGGGTTCTGGGAGCGCAATGGCTACCACCGTCGGGGTGAGCCCTGGGCCGAGGAGCGCTACAGCTCCTGAGTTCAGCAAAGCTGCATGTGACTAACTCAACGCCTAACTTAGTAAGGGGGCTGGTCTACCGGTTGCCGTAGCGGCCCCAGCTCAAAAATGCGGTCACAATGTAGAGCACAATGGCAGAACCAATCACCGAAGGCACGACGGGCACCCCTTGATAGCTCCAGGTCAGCCAGGGGGTGGTGAAGTTGTACTGCTGAAGCAGGTAGTCCGCAACCCATTGGCCCACCAGGACGCCCACCAGGCCAATCAGTACCAAGCCCAGGAGTTTGCCGGGCACGCGGCGGGGGATGAGCAGGTTGGCGGCAAAGGCGCAGGCGATCGCAATCAAGACTTGAATGAGCAGGCTGATCAGGTCATCCATAGGATTTGACTCCTGAATTCAGGAGACGATGGAGCGCGGGTTGTGGGCTTACTGTACCCACCGAGGGGGAGAACTGAGACAGCCGGGGTGTATGGCTATGGCGCTGTCCCAGGTCTGGCTAAAGCCAGCGGCAGATGTTCTAGGCGTTAATGGCCATCGCTAATTAAATCCACCCATAGACGGCGGCCTGGTAGACAGCCTGGTAGCGATTTTTAGCTTGCAGCTTGGCAAGGCTGTTGTTGATGTGGAATTTTACTGTACTTTCGCTGATGTACAGCTGGTTGGCAATGTCGCGATCGCGCAGTCCCTGGGCCAACAACGCTATGATCTCGCGCTCCCGCTGGGAGGGCTGAGGCGCACTGGGGAAAGGGATAGCCTCGACCGGCTGGCCTGACTGCACCTGATGGACGGCCCGGCGCAGCTGGTCAGCCTCTACCCCCCAGTCCAGGGTGCCTGCGACCGATGGCGACGGCTGGCTAGAGGGGCTAACGCGCATCCAGAGCACGCGATCGGCGGTGCTGGCCACGGTTTCGCTATCGGTGATGACTACCGCCTCAGCCTCGGAGGCATCGCAGACCGTTAGCCCAGCTTGATAGGCCATCGCGGTAAGGGCCGCCTGGAGCAGGGCTGTGCGACACTGAATGCTCACTTTCGCGCCGGAGGTGTCGTTGCTGTAGGGGACCCGCAGCAGAACCTGCACCAGCTGCTGCTGGGGACCGGGCTGGGTTTGCAGACTGCCTCCCAGGCAGGTGGCCATGAACCTCAGCAGGCGACAGCGCGATCGCCAGTGGGCCACGGTAGGCCTAGCGTCGTTCTGTTGAGCGTCCTCCACGGCCGCCTCGGGCCCACTGCCAGTGGGGGTGGGCAGGGCCACAATGGCCTCCAGGGTAACCTCAGTAGCGCCGTAGACCAGTCGGGCATAATCGCAGTGAAACGCGTTGAGCAATTCGCCCAGGCGCAAAAAAAGGCAGCTCACAGAATCGAGCAAAGGTCTTTCGGTGCCCACCAGGGCCATCGTTGTTGTGCTCAACAGGTGGGCCAGTTGATCGGAAAGGGTGGGCCGGGCGATAGGGTTGTGCTTGGCTCCAGGCGGTTGAGCACCGACCTGAAGGGCGGCATCGAGGGCGATGGTTGCGGTCATGCAGAGCACCTGCAGCACCTCGAGAAACTCCGCCGCCATGGGGCTGTGGCTAAAGGTGGCCAGCACGCCAATCACGCGATCGCCTGTCATCAGCGGATAGCCCGCAAAGCCCTGAATGTTGTTGGCGATCGCCCAGTCCCGATCTTTGACCCAGGCTTCCTCGGCCAGGCGATTGCTGAGGAAGGGCACCCGGTTTTGAGCAATTTTGCCGACCTTGTAGGCCCCCATCGGCACCCGCGCAAAGGAGCCGTTGGTGTGGGTGTAGAGCCCCGACGACGCCACCAGACGCAGCATGGCGCGATCGGGCTCCACTACCCAGATGCGGGCAAAGGCGCAGCCAAACTGATGCACCAGCCCGTCGGTGACCATCCGGGCCAGGGGCTCGGTTTCAAGACAGCCCGACAGCCGCTGGGCAATTTTGTTTACCCGCTGGAGATCGAGCAGCAGTCGCGCCTGGTTGGGCACACCAACGCCGGGGCTATCCACGCCTGGGAGAGCAGCGCTCACAGAGTTTTCCTGACATGTCTTTCTCTACAGATTGAGTCGAAGGCGATCAATACTCTGTATCGGTGGACACGCCTGGGCAACTTTCTATTGAATTATTCCGCCCATGTCTTCCTGCCAGCGGCACAGGCGGGTGGTTTCACCCTAGGGGCGATCGCCTTTAAAGTTTGAATGTTTCATTAAGGCTTGGTAAACTTTCTGACTCAATCTTGGGCAAGTTTACGTATTTTTTGTTAGAACGTGGGCGGAGTATGAACCGCGTCCTTCCCCCAGGTTTGTCCGCGAGTCCCCGGATTGTGCATCTGCCTCTCGTAGTTAGTAAAAGCCCCCGTTTCGGAGAAGCAGATGAAGGAGAGACTTGCAGGCATTGGCCTGACAGTTGGTACTGCCCTAATTCTGGGCCCAGTTTGGGCCAACTCGGCGCAGGCGTTCTCGTTGGGTAGCCCTGTAATCGTCGAAAACTTTCTCGTGGACTCTGACAATCCGTCCATAAGGATTCCTTATGAGGGAACAATACCTATTGTGCAAGGGCCGACGAGGGTTGTAGTCACTCCCCCCAACCCTGATAGCAACGAGCCTACTATCGAACTGAAGCAATTTGGTGGCATTTGGGATATCGACCTGGATGACAACTTCATTTCGTTTAGTCTGAATTCTTTATTTACAAACGTCTCTACGGGCACTGACGTCTATCGATTTATAGGCCCCAATACGGGAAAAATCCCTACAATCAAGATATTTAGCTTTACCCCTTTCTCATCTAAGGAAAATGAAAGGCCTTACGCAAGGTTCACAGCTGGCGAACAGCTTAGAGTAGACCTTGTTTTCCCCAGACTGTTTGCTCCAGGTGGACTATTACCACCAGAGCCAGGGAGCACACCAATGTTTGTTACTAACGTGCAAGTCGAGCCTCACGCAATTCCAACACCTGCACTGCTGCCTGGTCTGGTAGGCATGGGTCTGGCGGCGCTGCGCAAACAGCGTGGAGAGAAAGAGAAGCACCGGGTGGATTAGCCACAGCGGCTAAGGATCTGAGGGGGAAGCAGGCGTTGTGTCGAATCCCCCACCCTTGAAGCGATCCTTAGCCAGGGTGAAGGCTTCCTGCATGGCTGCCTGAATTTTTTCGGGGTCGGGTTTTTTGCCGCCCAGCAGGTCACCGAAGTAGACGCAGGCTCCTTCGCCCAGTCCCCAGGTGTAGGCGGCGGCCCAGGAGGCGGCAATTACGCTGCCAAAACCGGGAATAAACTTGATCAGCTCTCGGCCTACGGCCTGGGCAAAGAAGCCGCCCGCGATCGCGCTGATCAGGCCGCCCGCCTGGGAGGGGCTGAGGGTTTGGCCGTAGAGCTTGCCCAGCAGCCCCACCATGGAAACCTGGAGCGCCGTTAGCACGGGCATGGTGGCAAAGGGCAGGGGCACCGCCGCCAGGGTGGCGGCCATCACCGCAAAAGCAGAAATGTAGTGTCGGCCCACGTCCCGATACAGGTTGCCCAGCTGCTCGGCGGCCTCGGCCTGCTCGTCGAGCAGCTGGTAGAGCGCCTGGGACTCCGCCTCGGGCAACAGGTCGGCCAGGGCGTCGCGCAGCGCCTCTAAGCCGTAAAACACCGGGTCAAAGCCGTCCTCGTCGAGGGTGAAGTCGATCAGCACCGTGCGATCGACGACCCCGTCAAAGTTGGCCTGAATGGCCTCGAACGGCCGACGAACGGCGTCCAGGTCGGGGGGGTAGGGGGGATGGTCAGTTTGGGAGGGCGGGTAGACCTCGTGGGCGGAGGTCACCGCCAGCAGACAGGGCACGGAGGGGAACTGCTGCCGCAGCTGTAGGGCGACCTGCCGCAGGGTATCGGTGGCAAAGTCGTTAATTTTGACCGTCAAGATCAGAATGCGCGCTTTGCTACTGCGGTTGAGGTCTGCCACCAGCTCGACCACGATGGCATCGGTGGCCTGGGTAATGTCGCCCAGCCCTACAGTGTCGGTGAAAATCAGCAGGGGCAGGTCTTCGGAGGGGTAGGCGTAGCGCTGAGTGTGCTGGGTATGGGGCTTAAACCCCTGACCGACGATTTCGGCAGAGACGCCGGTTAGCCCCCGCACAATAGAGCTTTTACCCGCCTGGGGTTTGCCAATCAGCAGGGCCTCGGTGGTGGGCAACTGCTCGCGCACCGCCGCTAAAATGTCGGCTACTCTGTCGTCATCGACGTTGAACCAGCGGCTCAGCTGCTCGGTGGGCCGCAGCTGGCTGGCGCGATCGCGCAAGTGCTGCCAGGCCTCCGTCAGCGGAGTCGCCCACGAGGAGGTCGGTTTTGGTGGTTGGCGATCGCCCATGCCCGTCCTTTGCCCTGCCTACCGACTACGGCCCCTAACGGGCCATGTCCCTATCCTAACGGTAGGATGAGATGAGCCAGCTAAACGGATCCGTTCAGTCATCGAGGAGTACCGACGGGTTGCCAGGGACGGTAACGGGCTGCTTGGTGCCCGACCGACTGCTGCGACTGCTGCGACCATCCAGCTTGCCCTGGGCAATGGGAATCGTGAAGTGGAACTGGCTGCCTTTGTTTTTACCCGCCGACTCCGCCCAGATGGTACCCCCCAGCCCTTCGACAATCTGACGGCACATGGCCAGTCCCAGGCCGGTACCCCCGGTGGTGCGGCGCAGGGCTCCCTCCTCCTGGTAGAAGCGGTCGAAGACGGCATTGAGACGGCTGGGCTCAATGCCGCGCCCGGTGTCGGCCACGGTGACCTGAAGGTGGGTGGGGCTGGAGCGGGTGACTTGAATAGTAATTTTGCCGGTGGTAGGGGTAAATTTTTGGGCATTGTCGAGCAGTTTGGCCAGGACTTCGACCAGCCACTCGCCATCGGCCCGCACCAGGGGCACCTGCTTAGGAATTTTGACGCTAATGTTCGGGCTTTCGCCGTCGTCCTGGCTGACGTGGATGCTGCTGAGCGCTAAATCAACGCATTCCTGGATTGAGAGCGACTCCAGATTCCACTCCACCCGGCCACTCTCCAGCCGCGAGAGGGTGAGAAAGTCCTGCACCAGCTTGCGCATACGCTCGGCGTCTTCGAGGGCCGACTGCAGCATGATTTGCCGCAGCTCGTTGGGCATGTCGGGCTCGGTGGCCAGGCTTTCGAGGCAGACCTGAATGGTGGAGAGGGGGGTGCGCAGCTCGTGGCCGGTGATGGCGATCAGGTTGGCGCGGGTGCGATCGAGAGCTTCGAGCTGCTGGTTCAGGTCCTGCAGGTTGGCATAGGCCTCGGCCTGAATAATGGCGACGCTGAGCTGAGCAGCGATCGCATCGACCAGAGCCGTATCGTCCTCGCTCCACTCGTAGGCCTGGGGCTGGCAGTGGTGCAGTTCGATCAGGCCCACCAGACTGCCCTGGTAGGTCAGGGGCACAATCAGCCAGGACTGGATCTGCCACTGCTCAATCAGGGGTTGAATCGCCTCTAGTTCCTGACGGAAAGGGGAGTCGCGGGCCTGGGTATCGGCAATGGCGATGGTCTCTTTGGTGTCCTGCACGTAGTCGAACAGGGGGTTGGTGGCCAGGGGCCAGGTTTCGCCCAGCAGGGAGCCCACGTTGCCATTCAGGTGCTGATGGGCAATCACCACGGTGGCATCGGTGGCGCTGCAGGGATAGATCAGGCAGCGACACACGCGCATGGCCTGGCCGAGTTCCTGGGCCGCCTTGGCAAAAATTTCGTCGGCATTGAGGGACTGGCGCACCACCGAGGTAATGGAGTTGACCAGGCGCTCGCGACGCTCCTGGGCGGTGATGGCTTTATAGGCCTTGAGCAGCTTGTACTGCCCCGCCTGCAGGTAGGTGACCAGGCGCTGGGTGAAGGGGTCAGGGCCGCCGCTGCCGTCCGGACGCTGGGTTGGGGTGAGGGTTGGGTCGATGTAGCGGTGGCGGGCGATCGCAACTTTGTCGGCCAGATCGGGGCGATACCCCACAATGCGATCGAGCAGCAGCCCCGCCGCCGCCTGGGCAACGTAGCGATCCTGGGTCCAGACGCCTTCAAACCGGCGGGTTTGGTCGAGGGGAGGACCATCGGTGGGCGGTACCGATCGCTCCCGGCAGATTAAGCAGGCGCTGTAGTCCTCCCCAACCACCACCAGATGCCATTCCTGGGTGAGGGCATCGTCGGCCTCAAAGGCAATGGTCTCATAGTTGTCCGAGCGACTGACAAAGCTGGTGCCCAGGGCTGACAACACGTAGACCTGGTCAGTGAGTTCTGCAATCCGCAGGTAGCGATTGGCCTCCTGGAGATAAAACCGCTCCTGCTGAAAGCTGGCGATCACCAAAAACTTTGCAGTTCCCGCCAGCACGTGATCCTCCATAGCATGGGACAACGCCGTCAGCGAGGTTTTGAAATAGAGGCTGGGTCTAAGCTGGGGAATTGCGGTCAGCAATTCTTCCACGACAGATGTGGAATTGCTCATGGTTCAAAATAGGGAACCGTCGATGTGTAGCGTCTCCACCGAGGGGTTACCTGACCTGAGGTTCGGCAAGCCCTAATGAACCCTACTCGCATCGGCAGCAGTTACTTCCACCTAGACTACCAGTTGCCCTCTACGCCTAAAGCAACATTGTAACCATTTGCCAAGATAGGCTTTTGGCCTCTCCAGCTTGAGTTCCAGGCGTAGTCACGCTGGGCAGGACACCCACAACCCCCAGAATATTCCCATCAACGTTCATTTAGAACAGGTCTCAACCGGACTGGCTACAGCTATAGCTGGGTCCCAGAGTTGAGAATTGGGCTCAAAAAACAAGCGGCTGAGGCAATGCCCCAGCCGCAGATGAATTGACATCGTCCTGAACAAACTTGCCAGAACCGATTAGAACCTAGTTCCCACTAATCAAGACAGGCTGGGGTGACTAGATCACGCCAGTCATATCAGTGGTGTCCTTCAGGAAGCCGCTGTAGGCTTCCATACCGTGCTCACCGATATCCAGACCTTTCATCTCCTCTTCGGCGCTGACCCGCAGGCCCAGCACCGACTTGAGAATTAGCCAGAAGATGCTGGAGACAACAACCGTGAACAGGCCAAGGCTGAGAATGCCCAGAATCTGCACGCCCAGCTGACCAATGCCGCCGCCGTAGAGCAGGCCAGCAATAGCCTCAGGATCACCCGCCTGGGTGAAGTTGTTGGGGTTAGCAAACAGGCCCACGGCCAGGGTGCCCCAAATGCCGCACACCAGGTGCACAGAGGTAGCGCCCACGGGGTCATCAATTTTGATGCTGTCGAAGAAGCCCACCGAGAACACCACGAGGACGCCCGCCAGCAGACCAATCCAGAACGCGCCAGCATAGCCCACGACGTAGCAGCCAGCGGTGATACCCACCAGACCGGCCAGAATGCCATTGATGGTCATCGACAGGTCAGGCTTGCCGCTCAGGGCCCAGGAGGTAAAGGTAGCCGCAATGCCACCCGCAGCAGCGGCGAGGTTGGTAGTAACCGCAATGTAGGGCACAGCCAGGTTGGCAGCCAGCTCAGAGCCGGGGTTGAAACCAAACCAGCCAATCCACAGAATAAGACAACCCAGCATAGCAATACTGAGGTTGTGGCCGGGCAGCGCGCTGACCTGACCCTCAGCGGTGTACTTGCCCATGCGGGGACCCAGGAAGGCTGCACCCATCAGGGCCGCCCAGCCGCCGACGGAGTGTACCACCGTAGAACCGGCAAAGTCATGGAAGCCCAGGGCACCGAGCCAGCCATCCCCACTCCAGACCCAGTGGCCCGTAATGGGGTAGGCAATCGACGTCAGTAAAACGCTGAAGATGATGAAGTCAATGATCTTAATCCGCTCAGCAACGGCCCCCGACACAATGGTGGCAGCCGTACCGGCGAAGGCGGCTTGGAACAGGAAGAACGTGTCCTTGGTCAGGCCAACGCCGGTTTCCAGTCCATAAAGCTCAGCATCGCCGCCGAGGAAGAAGTTCCCCCAGCCGACCCAGCCATTGCCGCCGCCGAACATGAGAGAGAAACCGATAAACCAGTAGGAAATGGTGGCCAGGGCAAAGACGATCAGGTTTTTGGTGAGAATGTTAACGGCATTCTTCTGGCGGCAAAACCCGGTCTCCAGCATGCCAAAGCCGGCATTCATGAAGATAACGAGGAAAGCGGCAATCAGCACCCAGATGTTATCGAGGGTGGTTTGCAGATCATCTACGGTCAACTCCTCTTGAGCGTGAGCAGCAACTCCCCAGGTGGCCAAAATCACCAAAGTCAGAGGAATGCAGGCTACCCAAGCCCAGCCGCCAACGCGACCAAACAGGCGCTTAATCGCCTGATCGAAGGGTGGCACGCTGGTGTTCCAAAAGCCGGTCTTAGACCGCTTTCGGAACCTAGAACGATTACGCAACACTAGATTAGACATCTCAACAGACGTTCCTTCAACACAATCAGACAGTGAACACGGCCGATGTATCTAGACCTGAACCCTCAGCCCTGTGGCCGCGAGACAGACCCGTATGGGAGCTAAAGCTCACAGAAAAGATGAATTCTGCGAGCCGCGATGCAACTGCAGCAAGTTCCTGACAACAACCAAGGGAGCCGAATGCCTGGAAAACTTCTGCTAATCTGCCCGAGCATTGTTTTGACGCTAGTAGGCAGAGGAATTTGCGTAAAGACAGAACAAATTGATTCCATCAATTCTGAGGCAGTCAATCTGTATCAGGCGATACATAGCGTTCGGAGAGACCGCTACATTCCCCGTATAGCTTCAAAACATAGGCTTAATTAACCACAAATTTCTGGATCGTTAAAGCCGCTTTGAGGGAAGAGACTTTCATTCTATGAGTACAAATACTCATAGCTGGTCGTATAGGTAGGCCTGGGGACCAAGGCGATCGAGGTTTTGCTGCTTGGCCATCACCGATGCCTCTAGCTCGTGACGATACTGGGCGACCCGGTCGATGAGGGCAGGGCGATCGGTAGCCAGGATCTGTACCGCCAGCAGCCCGGCATTTTTGGCGTTGCCGATCGCCACCGTGGCCACCGGAATGCCGGCAGGCATTTGCACAATGGAGTAGAGCGAGTCGAGCCCCTGCAACGTGCGACTGACCACCGGCACGCCAATCACCGGCAGGGGGGTGAGGGCGGCAACCATGCCCGGCAGGTGGGCGGCTCCGCCTGCTCCAGCAATAATTACCCTGAGGCCGCGATCGCGGGCGGTCTTGGCATAGCTGACCATGCGATCGGGGGTGCGGTGGGCCGACACAATTGCCACCTCATGGGTCACCCCAAACTCGGCGCAGACCTCAATGGCAGCCGCCATAGTGGGCAGGTCGGAGTCGCTGCCCATAATGATGCCAATTTCGGGAGTAACCATAGCCTTTTAGTGCGATCGAAACGTGCTTTCCCATCATGCCACTGGTGATGTCCCGGGCGGGTTCTGGCTGAGGCCTGCCAAGGGATTGGGGAAGATTGAGTTTCATTGCGGAGGGTTTTGGTGCAGCAAAACATCATAGAATTTTACAGAAGTTCGCAAACCTCGAAGCCAGCCCATGACTGTCACTGACGATAAGACCGTGGTCCGTGAGTATTTTAATGCCACTGGATTTGACCGCTGGCAGCGCATCTACGGCGATGGCGAGGTCAACAAAGTTCAGCTCGACATTCGCAAGGGCCATCAGCGCACCGTGGATACCCTGCTGGGCTGGCTGGAGGCCGACGGCAACCTGGCCGGGCTGACCTGCTGCGACGCTGGCTGCGGCGTGGGCAGTCTCTCGATTCCGCTGGCCCAGGCTGGGGCCAAGGTTTACGCCAGCGATATTTCTGCCAAAATGGTCGAGGAGGCCCGGCAGCGGGCCGAGGCCACCCTGGGGGGCGAAAACCTGCCTACGTTTGAGGTCAAGGACCTGGAGGAGTTGGGCGGGCGCTACCACACGGTCATTTGCCTGGACGTGCTGATCCACTACCCCCAGGACAAGGTGCAGGCCATGATCAGCCACCTGAGTTCCCTGGCTGAATCGCGTCTGATCATGAGTTTTGCGCCCAAAACTCTGTGCTACAGCGCCCTGAAGCGGGTGGGCGAGTTCTTTCCAGGCCCCAGCAAGACCACCCGGGCCTACCTGCATCGGGAGGCCGATATTGTCAAAGCCCTGGAAGCGGACGGCTGGCACATTGAGCGGCGGGCGATGACCAAAACGCGATTCTACTTCTCTCGCCTGGTGGAAGCGGTACGAGAACCTTCAGCCAACTAGTACGGGTTGTCAGAAATAGGGCAACCATTGCTGAGGGTTTCAGGTGCTGGGTTTCAGGTTTCAGGAACAGTTGGCTGACTTACGCCGTAGGGCACTAGATGAAAGGGTAACTATGGGGACGGCTCGACTTTTTGTGGCGATCGCGGCGGTACTGGGCGGTACAGCGGTGGCGGCAGGAGCTTTTGCCACCCACGCCCTCCGACCGCAGCTCAGCGATCGCCTGCTGACCATCTTTGAGACCGGCGCTCGCTACCAGATGTACCACGCCCTGGCCCTGCTGCTGGTCGCCGTGGTGCTGGCCCAGGGGCTGGGCGCACCAGGGCTGCTGATCGCAGCGGGTTGGGCGTTTGTGGTGGGTACCGGAATTTTTTCAGGCAGTCTGTATGCCCTGGCTCTGACTGGGCAAAACCTGCTGGGGGCCGTGGCTCCCCTTGGGGGTGCGGCA from Leptolyngbya sp. KIOST-1 encodes:
- a CDS encoding ammonium transporter produces the protein MPPFDQAIKRLFGRVGGWAWVACIPLTLVILATWGVAAHAQEELTVDDLQTTLDNIWVLIAAFLVIFMNAGFGMLETGFCRQKNAVNILTKNLIVFALATISYWFIGFSLMFGGGNGWVGWGNFFLGGDAELYGLETGVGLTKDTFFLFQAAFAGTAATIVSGAVAERIKIIDFIIFSVLLTSIAYPITGHWVWSGDGWLGALGFHDFAGSTVVHSVGGWAALMGAAFLGPRMGKYTAEGQVSALPGHNLSIAMLGCLILWIGWFGFNPGSELAANLAVPYIAVTTNLAAAAGGIAATFTSWALSGKPDLSMTINGILAGLVGITAGCYVVGYAGAFWIGLLAGVLVVFSVGFFDSIKIDDPVGATSVHLVCGIWGTLAVGLFANPNNFTQAGDPEAIAGLLYGGGIGQLGVQILGILSLGLFTVVVSSIFWLILKSVLGLRVSAEEEMKGLDIGEHGMEAYSGFLKDTTDMTGVI
- the purE gene encoding 5-(carboxyamino)imidazole ribonucleotide mutase codes for the protein MVTPEIGIIMGSDSDLPTMAAAIEVCAEFGVTHEVAIVSAHRTPDRMVSYAKTARDRGLRVIIAGAGGAAHLPGMVAALTPLPVIGVPVVSRTLQGLDSLYSIVQMPAGIPVATVAIGNAKNAGLLAVQILATDRPALIDRVAQYRHELEASVMAKQQNLDRLGPQAYLYDQL
- a CDS encoding GTPase family protein; this encodes MGDRQPPKPTSSWATPLTEAWQHLRDRASQLRPTEQLSRWFNVDDDRVADILAAVREQLPTTEALLIGKPQAGKSSIVRGLTGVSAEIVGQGFKPHTQHTQRYAYPSEDLPLLIFTDTVGLGDITQATDAIVVELVADLNRSSKARILILTVKINDFATDTLRQVALQLRQQFPSVPCLLAVTSAHEVYPPSQTDHPPYPPDLDAVRRPFEAIQANFDGVVDRTVLIDFTLDEDGFDPVFYGLEALRDALADLLPEAESQALYQLLDEQAEAAEQLGNLYRDVGRHYISAFAVMAATLAAVPLPFATMPVLTALQVSMVGLLGKLYGQTLSPSQAGGLISAIAGGFFAQAVGRELIKFIPGFGSVIAASWAAAYTWGLGEGACVYFGDLLGGKKPDPEKIQAAMQEAFTLAKDRFKGGGFDTTPASPSDP
- the bchM gene encoding magnesium protoporphyrin IX methyltransferase produces the protein MTVTDDKTVVREYFNATGFDRWQRIYGDGEVNKVQLDIRKGHQRTVDTLLGWLEADGNLAGLTCCDAGCGVGSLSIPLAQAGAKVYASDISAKMVEEARQRAEATLGGENLPTFEVKDLEELGGRYHTVICLDVLIHYPQDKVQAMISHLSSLAESRLIMSFAPKTLCYSALKRVGEFFPGPSKTTRAYLHREADIVKALEADGWHIERRAMTKTRFYFSRLVEAVREPSAN
- a CDS encoding sulfite oxidase-like oxidoreductase — its product is MAGKYFQKPGPELADRVPPGQHLAKGFPVLTYGDTPHLTQADWSLAITGLATPKTFGWSDMMALPQTDFTADFHCVTTWSKLDVTWRGIRVTDLLAQLEVDAAATDVMLHCYGGYTTNLTLEDFARPENFFAHTLEGEPLPPDHGGPMRLVVPHLYAWKSAKWINGVEFLAKPALGFWERNGYHRRGEPWAEERYSS
- a CDS encoding PTPA-CTERM sorting domain-containing protein; the encoded protein is MKERLAGIGLTVGTALILGPVWANSAQAFSLGSPVIVENFLVDSDNPSIRIPYEGTIPIVQGPTRVVVTPPNPDSNEPTIELKQFGGIWDIDLDDNFISFSLNSLFTNVSTGTDVYRFIGPNTGKIPTIKIFSFTPFSSKENERPYARFTAGEQLRVDLVFPRLFAPGGLLPPEPGSTPMFVTNVQVEPHAIPTPALLPGLVGMGLAALRKQRGEKEKHRVD
- a CDS encoding DUF423 domain-containing protein — encoded protein: MGTARLFVAIAAVLGGTAVAAGAFATHALRPQLSDRLLTIFETGARYQMYHALALLLVAVVLAQGLGAPGLLIAAGWAFVVGTGIFSGSLYALALTGQNLLGAVAPLGGAALIAGWGCVAVAALLGAGEVGG
- a CDS encoding LuxR C-terminal-related transcriptional regulator codes for the protein MSAALPGVDSPGVGVPNQARLLLDLQRVNKIAQRLSGCLETEPLARMVTDGLVHQFGCAFARIWVVEPDRAMLRLVASSGLYTHTNGSFARVPMGAYKVGKIAQNRVPFLSNRLAEEAWVKDRDWAIANNIQGFAGYPLMTGDRVIGVLATFSHSPMAAEFLEVLQVLCMTATIALDAALQVGAQPPGAKHNPIARPTLSDQLAHLLSTTTMALVGTERPLLDSVSCLFLRLGELLNAFHCDYARLVYGATEVTLEAIVALPTPTGSGPEAAVEDAQQNDARPTVAHWRSRCRLLRFMATCLGGSLQTQPGPQQQLVQVLLRVPYSNDTSGAKVSIQCRTALLQAALTAMAYQAGLTVCDASEAEAVVITDSETVASTADRVLWMRVSPSSQPSPSVAGTLDWGVEADQLRRAVHQVQSGQPVEAIPFPSAPQPSQREREIIALLAQGLRDRDIANQLYISESTVKFHINNSLAKLQAKNRYQAVYQAAVYGWI
- a CDS encoding DICT sensory domain-containing protein, giving the protein MSNSTSVVEELLTAIPQLRPSLYFKTSLTALSHAMEDHVLAGTAKFLVIASFQQERFYLQEANRYLRIAELTDQVYVLSALGTSFVSRSDNYETIAFEADDALTQEWHLVVVGEDYSACLICRERSVPPTDGPPLDQTRRFEGVWTQDRYVAQAAAGLLLDRIVGYRPDLADKVAIARHRYIDPTLTPTQRPDGSGGPDPFTQRLVTYLQAGQYKLLKAYKAITAQERRERLVNSITSVVRQSLNADEIFAKAAQELGQAMRVCRCLIYPCSATDATVVIAHQHLNGNVGSLLGETWPLATNPLFDYVQDTKETIAIADTQARDSPFRQELEAIQPLIEQWQIQSWLIVPLTYQGSLVGLIELHHCQPQAYEWSEDDTALVDAIAAQLSVAIIQAEAYANLQDLNQQLEALDRTRANLIAITGHELRTPLSTIQVCLESLATEPDMPNELRQIMLQSALEDAERMRKLVQDFLTLSRLESGRVEWNLESLSIQECVDLALSSIHVSQDDGESPNISVKIPKQVPLVRADGEWLVEVLAKLLDNAQKFTPTTGKITIQVTRSSPTHLQVTVADTGRGIEPSRLNAVFDRFYQEEGALRRTTGGTGLGLAMCRQIVEGLGGTIWAESAGKNKGSQFHFTIPIAQGKLDGRSSRSSRSGTKQPVTVPGNPSVLLDD